In the Glycine max cultivar Williams 82 chromosome 19, Glycine_max_v4.0, whole genome shotgun sequence genome, tccttttgttttcattcccTCGCCAACCATTGAAGAGTGTCGGCACCGTGTTTGTTGCTCTATCTTTTCCGAACTTTCTTTTGTTTACACTTTTTAAGCACCAATTAGTGGAgcttattcaaaattatttttgtaagttCAGTGATAGGCGCTAGCGTTATTTATTTCCCTAGTTTCACCGACATGCTAGAATATTCAAAGTTACTGACATTTCAGATTCTTAATCATGTTCTGACTGCTGACTAACTTTTTATTCCATCGAATGTGTTTCGTTTCGTTAACTTGTTCCAACCGTCTATCGCAAACGTCATAAGGAAGGAACAGAAGCAGTGGTTTGGTCACATATGAATGAAGAGTGGGAGAAAATAAGGACGATTCAGGCTTGAGTACTCTGATCCTGCCTTTCTAGTATACTAAGGTTCTTTGTACCTAGAGCGTTTATTTCATTCATTAGTCGAAATGATAATGATTACTTCAATAAAATAACATTGCCATTATTGTCGCTTATTATACTAGGTTTGCTGCAAAAGGTTTGTGAGTCGAGTGGCGAGCTTAGTCACAGAATTAAATTAAGTCCTGAAGGATGGCTGGTTTTTGGTTGAAGTCAAAAGCAATTTAGAAGGAGTAACTTGTAATGAAGTGTTGCATATAAATTACCCTTGAAGGAGCTCACTTGGACAGAAAAATATAACCAACTGTTATTTGTAAAAGTAACCAGTGCTAAGTTACTGTGGGTTCGtatttttatcccaaaataaaaataaaattggattgGTACAAGCCTTTAAGGATTTGGAACTAACTCTTATGCTTTTCATGAACGGGGTTTCCATTATTTCTGAAGTTACTAAAATCTTATTTGCTGGGTAATTCTCCTAATAGAGTTCTCTGCCTTTCAGAAACTAGTGGAGTAACTCCaattaggttaaattatttGCAATTTAAGTTTGTATAGTAAAACTCTAAAAGGACCTGTGATTGCGATTTCAACATGCCATTAGCATCTTGTCTGGTAATATCAGGGATATCTCTCTATTGTAGCAACTCTACAAAAAAAAAGCTACAGAGCTTATGCAGTTAATGTTTAAGCAACTCTCATCAGTTAGTTACATCTTACGCGTATTGCGGATAGACCAAAATATGtgttcaaaattgaaaaataattagtacaagacgacaaaaataaaatgcaagcaAGCAGCTAAACATTTTTGGCAAAATTgactttagtaaaataataataaaaatgtatgaATAATAATAGAGCGTAAAGTTGAGATGGAAACAAGACAAAATGCAGATGGGGAGGAATTTCAAAGGTCCTTTTCGTAGGCACTATAAAACGCCACCCACTGCTCCCAAAAAAAGCTGTTATTTTTAGCCATGTTCGTCACGGGCTCCACACGGCTTGTTCCAAAGTAAACTATTATTGTTACTGGTAGATGGCCCAAGATGGAAAATTCAGGAATCTTAAGTAATGGAACTCTCTGTCACTTTTTTGGCTACTGTCTATGAGATAATCATAACGTGCACAACCAACCAAACCGACGAACGGGGTATCAACCTCACTTCTATTTCAAATTCATGTCTTGGAATCTTATTCTACTTATGTAGCACATTTTTCCTTTGACCCATTTAGCTTTAATATAATACTATTATATGTGCGTCATTGGagtttaaaactttaaattgtTCAAACAgtgaattttcaaattcaacTTTCTTATCATCTAAGTTAGAGATTGTTGATTCTAAAAGCATCTGACGCATGATCTAATTGATACTACTATATAACTATCATCAAAGCATAACTAATGTAAACTATAAAGCGAAACTGTCTAATAGTGTAACAcacaataatcaattttatttcacaAAATTATGGTGACACCATAAAAAAgtagaaataattatttgttttgccTTCATcatgaaaatttaattgattcgTTACCTCCGTGAatttaatccaaacatgcattgagtatataattttttccctACCTTTTTTGAGTTTCTTTTAAGTGGTCCTTAATTACAGAGTGGGGACGCATCCTTCTGAGATAAACAAGCAAACAGGGGAGGGTCATGCAAACACAAAAATGGCCCGCCAACATCATAAGCTTTTTAATCATGTTTTATGAACATTTCATATTAAACTACATCCTGGaagagaaataataatataataaataatactgACGTGACCaaacaagaaatataaaaaagtgtCAAATAAGTGCATCTAATAACAGTATTTAGACTTTTCCTCCCTGATTTACTTAAATCCACGTGATTTTCATTATTATCTTAATATCAGTATCTAATTACACTGTTTCCTAAAGGCATATAACATTGTGCACCAACTTCTGCCTCATCGATTCCCAACTATCCAGGGGACGTTCTgggcaacaattttttttatttggtcaaattaaatttcaaatgtcCACACCTAGCATGTAGATTCAGGGTCAAGAAGGAAGTTGTTTATATACTGGTAATTGGGAAACGTAGTATGCATTTGATTTTACATCCGTGGAAATGGTGGAAAGAATCAGTGATCATGATCTTGATCTGTATGGTTTCCAACTTCCAAGATGGGCATGGACTATATGAGTCTTAAAGTGAaagcaaaaataagaaaaacacaaaaaagcgTGGAAAGACACATTGAGTAAATAGAGAGATTTTCTTCCTGCACCCAGCAAAGTTTTTCATAAACTTAGtaatgagaggaaaaaaaataaaaaataccctTTATTTAACCTACCCTTACACCTTCTCTCCTTTCACACCATTCACGCTACAGTTTCACCCTCTCCCCCTTCCCATCCTATTGCCTTCATGGATCCCTTCATCTCATTAATTCATCCTTCATCAATCCGTCTCTCATCATCCTCGTGGTCACTCTCCTCCCACTCTCACTGTTGTGATTTTTTTCCCCCACTATATTCTACCTATACGGAATGACAATCCATGTAACCAATACAAATTATCAATTCATATGGATTATACGGATTAACAATCTATATAACATACAGATTGATATTTTGTAGATGTGTAAAAAATTTACCTCCAGCCCGCCATTGCCACCGTAACACTTATCACGACAATGATGACGACGAAGGCAATGCATGTAACAAATCACCACGACAATGCAGGTAACAAACAACCATGAACCAAGGGAAAGAGGAGCTCAgcgaaataagaagaagaaattgaatggtgtaagaataaattgaaaacagaaggaaggaagaagaagaagtaaaaaATGGCAATgttggaattaaaaaaataaaattgaatggtGTATATGAGATTTAAATGGTGCAGGAAGAAAAACTCGTAGATAGATTTAAATGACAGCTATAATAATCCAGATCCAATCCGGCCATAAAAGCCCAAACTGAAGGCCCAACTTAATAATAGTCACCTTTGTCTGGGGAAAAAGTACTTGCGTTTGTTTAAAtggtagaaattttaaaaattattctcctGTATTATTTGTTCCCAATAATAAAATACGAGGATCATACATTTTTTAAGTGAATAGAAATtactttgtaaaataattattcttatttCATTCTTCTGCAAtttcttcttttacttttattttttcaataaatcattctttattttttctaaataaataatattaactggAAAATCAGGAGCAGCTTCCCCCGCCGTGGCTTAAGGTTTTACTTGACCTTACTCTTCTCTTCTACTTTGAGGCCGCAAAATGTCTGAAGTGAATGCGACCCCTGAAATCCCTCAAAACAACACCATCTACATCAACAACCTCAACGAAAAGATTAAGATTGATGGCATGCTATTTGTTTCGTGTTTCCGCGACTTCAATTTCAATGGATTATACGTTTTCTGAGTTGTCTTATGTTGTTGGATGCAGAGTTGAAGAAGTCTTTGAACGCTGTTTTCACTCAGTTCGGGAAGATACTTGAGGTGTTAGCTTTCAAAACCCTGAAGCACAAAGGTCAAGCTTGGGTGGTCTTTGAAGATGCCTCTTCTGCTTCCAATGCCCTAAGGCAAATGCAAGGTTTCCCCTTCTATGATAAGCCCATGGTATCATATCATGTTGATCCTTCTTATCTTCTATTTCGCTTTTCAACGTAAATTGTTATCTACTtgcatttgtattatttttttaaaataggtgTTTGGATATACTTTTAATTAGTTAGGGTTAACTTTTCTTGTTGGAATTATCTTATTTCCAATGCTACTATTTGTTAAACACTATAACATAACAATCTACCATTTGCAGAAGCTTGCATGATAGAAATTTGTTTGGAAATTTAGCATAATTTGCATTCTAggagattaaaaattaataataacgaAAAAGAAGAACGTGCAGAGCAATGGTTATCAATTATAAGCAGCTCTCTTCTTCTCAATAGCGATATTACATTGCTCATGGGAAATGGAAGTGCTGAAGGAAAAATGTTGCATCAAAAGAGGAAGATCTTTTCTGGGTAGGAACAAACGATTTTATGTAGAAATAGCTTGGAACTCTAGGAAAAACAGACACCAAGGACTGGCTGAGTACAACTTGTCCGTATATTTATCCTCAGCGTCAAGGATCCATTGACTACAAATACAATTATGGTTAATTTAACAAAGACTCCACAGTGGTTTACCATTTTGTGCCAAATTAACCATGCTATAGTTTATGGGGCCTCGATGATACACCTCATCTCATCATCAATAAGTaccaaaggaaaattgtcaTTGTAATTCTATTGACCAAGCTTTGATCATAAGTTCACAAATCAGTTGAGTTTTAGATTTTTGTAGCATCGTAGCACACTAGCACTGAAAAAGAGAGGGGGAGAGAAAGGGAAGATTTTCCATGACATGGTCTGACATTTATGATGTGGCATTAGGAAATTGACTATTATTTCCATCTGAATGTTCATGCATCAGGCTATGCAAATTGCTTATATCATTGTCTGTTGCAACAATGGTTGCTTGCTTTCTACTGGGGgaactttattttaaatgttcatACACAGTTCACCTGCTAATCGTGCAtctcatttgtattttttaaatgagaatgctttctttatttatttttggcatttttttttctgcaaaaaGAAACTAATTGATCCAAACAACATGCTTGTTTATTTTACTTCGCCCCCTTACTTTCTGCTGCTGCTTCATATATACTACAGTTTTCTCTCAACTCGTGTCATGCTATAGAACTTGTTCTTTTCAAGAAACTGAATTTGATATTTCCATTTATCCAGAGAATACAGTATGCAAAGACCAAGTCTGATATAATAGCAAAAGCAGATGGTACTTTTGTTCCTAGGGAAAAACGTAAGAGGCATGATGAGAAAGGTATAACATTCTTAAGCTCTCTATTCCTTTTATTTAAGGATGTTCACCATAATGTTTTAAACCCATAGGCCATATGggtaaaaaaacaaactaaattaAAGTTCATCTCTTCCTTAGTGAGGGCCCAAAGCTCTGAATGCTCCAACAATGACAATAAGGGCCAATATATTTCATGCAACTCTCTCCCCTTGAAAATCAaaggatcattctgttttttgGGCTATTGTCTTCCCTTGAAAATAGCTTGTTCATTTTCATGCAACTGTCGCATGGCTTTTATGGTTCAAATGGATTTCATGCTTTTGTAACTGATATTATTGAAGAAGGAAAAGTTCTAATAAACATTATTTCAGCCTTCCTTTAGGCTCCTAAGGCATGTGTAGTTATTTTATGGATCATATAAGTTTACCTGTTTTATTAAATGCAttacataattaataaacaattgcTTTACATAGAAGGGTGGCCTTTTtcgttttttaataattttatgttcctgtcctccggaaacagcctctttgcttATGCAAGAGTAAGGTTGCATACGATGACCCTCCCCATACCCTTGCATAGCGAGGAGCCTTTTGGCacccttattattattattattattatcttcatAATATTATGTTTCTGTCCACAAGGAGACATGCTAATACTATTGAGCATCTAGGTGGATGCAACTCTTTCACTGAAAAGCTGCATTGTATGGACCATAGAAGTGTACATGTTTTAGTACACACATTACATAATCAATAAACAACTTTACATGGAAGTGACCTTGTTAAGTTTTGTTGCAGCCAAAAAGCGGAAGGACCAACATGATTCTAATTTAGCTGGAATGGGCCTAAATCCAGCTTATGCTGGTGCTTATGGTGCAGCACCTGCTGTAAGTTTCTTCTGCTTCTGTAGCTTTCATTTTGGGCGGGGGTCAACCATCATTGGTCATGTTAAAGACTTACTAATATGCTTgcatttctctttttaatttagCACCTTTAGTTTATCTCTAACATGAAAGTTGTTTCTTTCTATTTTGTTGGTTTGCCTtcgaaaaataattttgattttctgaTAGATGCcttcaaaagaaaaaggagaaaatgttcTTGTGGTAGAATATGAGCTAGGGAGAGAGATTGTTATCATCTGTAGATAATATGATGAGATGACACACCATCTGTTTTaaatcaagtaattcaaataaaaacagaagCATGAACAACTTTGTTTCATATTCTTTCTGGTCACCATGTTTGCTTAGCTTCTATATTTGTTATACATGCCCTTTCTAACACTGAAACTATCTCAGATAGCTTATCCAGGTGGTGCAAAATCTATGGTACCTGAGGCTCCTGCACCACCAAATAATATTCTCTTTATTCAGAATCTTCCCAATGACTCAACTCCCATGATGCTGCAAATGCTCTTTCTCCAGTATCCTGGATTTAAGGAAGTTCGAATGGTTGAAACAAAGCCAGGGATTGCCTTTGTGGAATATGGAGATGAAATGCAATCCACAGTGGCCATGCAGACACTACAAGGTTTCAAGATAACCCCACAAAACCCTATGTTGATAACTTATGCCAAGAAATAGACAGCGGTTTCTTTAACTTATGAGAAAGGCAGGAATCACATCTTCCGCAAAGAGTTGTTAATCCATTTAATGCAGTGGTGTATCTTAATTGATATCTACCTTTGGCAGCCTTGATTCGTGTATGATTGTAGTTAGGGATACTAACTTTGCcatttttatacaaatatatatttacaaaattactgTTTCAAATTTAtctgttataaaattattttactctttcCAGAATTTTCATTTGTCATGCTTTTGTCTTATTTGATGAAGATTGCCTGCAATCATCTGCTGGATGAAGTTCAGTAAGTAGATACACGATGTCTTCCTTGCGGATGTACACAATCATTTTGGTTATCCTCTTGTGATTTGTGACGTGCTATTTCTgcttaatttttgaaaatttggtGTTTTATTTGTCCCTACATTGGCCAAAAGtagaataaaaagtaaaagctTTTTCAATGTCTAACCGCGATTCTAAAAGCAGAGAATTTGGATTTACTGCAGTAAAAACCATGTTGGTGCCTGGTGGTGCAAATTGCAATCAAACCCGAAGTACCAGTAGTTTTCGTATGTACAAATTAAATGAagtttaaatgaatattttctttaattacatCAACAGTCATTCTTTAACTTCATAAAATCCAAGCAAGCCTTCATTGACTGTTGTCGCATAAGTAGTGTTTGACTATGTTAACTATGTATAAAATAGGACCCATATAAAAAACAAAGTGCTTGGTAGCTTGAGTTCATCAATTAAAGTCTAAGTGGATTTCTTGTCACATAAGTAGTGTTTGACTATGTTAACTATGTATAAAATAGGACCCATATAAAAAACAAAGTGCTTGGTAGCTTGAGTTCATCAATTAAAGTCTAAGTGGATTTCTTATACTACCTTAAACTTCTGTACTGGTATACCCTATGCAAGCCACGGGCATAGGGTGCCTTGATTCCAGTCCCATGTTCCCCGTCTTCTGGTCTCTACTCTCTATGGATATTGGCGAATAAAGGGCAATTTTCTTACTCTAATACTAATTGGTTTCATTAATCTAAGGGTTGGTCCGTATCGATGACCAAGAGGAAAACAGAATGAGGTCATGGTATTGGTTCCACACTGGCAATATAATAAGTCTTTGTTCACATGTGACTAGGTTCGGATTCGGAGCAAATAAGTTGAAAGATTTTTTCAGTTCTCAAGTTTAATGGACACGGAAGGAAGCACTTTTTTGTTGGGTTGCTGTTCCTTTTCCTGAAGCATAGTCAAAAACACACATCAAGTGCCTTAGACTTTCAGCCGTTTGGGAGCATGGTTGAGTCTCGCATGTGTTTGAATAATAAGAGTGTATGACCAAATAAAGCTTTTATTGCATACCAAATGTAACATGCACACGCCAATATTGAAGTCCTTAGATTTGACAATGATCTCATCTACTCAAGAATCTATGTTCTTCTTCCACAAGATAGAGAGCATggcaatttgaaagtgataacaGTTCCAAGCCATCTTTTTAAATGACACCAAAGAATTACTCTTCCATACATTGACCTCATCACCTCTTTAATGTGTCTCAGACGTAAGCCCTTATGAAAAATTAGGCATCCACTGTGACAGGCAAGCAAAGCACCAttgcattttgttttttaacctTTGGCACAGTTCAACTTATATGGCAGTGGACGATTCACCAAATCGAAATGATGGCCGCAACGTGACCTATGTAGAAACTCCTCACTAATATTTACCCCAATGTCTCACGGCACAGATTCCCGCATGCTGCGGACTTGACTTTGCAATCTGCTCTCAACAGAGTTTGGTCACAAACAATTAACTGTGCATTAAAGGGTCAGTCATTAGTGCATTACAAAGATTAATGAGCTAATGTTAACCCCAAACAAGAGAAATGCAAAcgtatacatataattaaaattatatataacgtTTCTTGGCCAAACCATGATTGTGCTTGCTGAGTAGTACCAAATTTTCCCTGGTGTGGAAATTTTGTGTCCTTCACAATTCATTGTTTACTTTTTCTGGTCCCGGGTATTAATGCTGCCTTTGAAATTCTTGTAGTCTACCTCTACCCTCTGTTACACCAAAAACTTTGGGGGAAAAGGTAAGAGCCTATGACAAATAGGGAATGATATCTACCTAGGGAGCCTCCCAACTTTCTCTAAAACTCCCACAACACAAGCACACCCACACATGCACATGCCATACTCAAAAACTTGCACTCAACACGCAAAGCCTACGTGCACTCATATATTATTCTTGTCCCCCTTCTTGCACCATCCAATTTTCTTCATGAACCTAGAATGCATGCGGGGCCCAAAATTCTTGATCCAAAGGCTGGCAGTTGATTTAGTACAAGGAAAAGTTTGTCTCCTTGCTGCAGTGaacatcaaatgaataaaaaggaCTAGTTGTTGGCTTTGTTACACAATAGTACTCCTAAAGGGTGCAAAGTGCAGACTATTGTGagcttcatttatattttatagttagGACTTTGAAATAAGgttgaatttttatattattatcaaataaaagtaataatgtGTCTGTGCTGAATTTTAGGAGGAGAATTTTGcagtttaccttttttttttttttcttacgaAATTAAAGCAGACAAAACTCTAGTTTGGTTTCCTTCAATATCCCTACCTTTTGGTATGGTATGGcagagttttatttatttaattttcctgCAGAGTAAGACCTGAATTTCACTCATTGTTCCTGCCAATGTCCTTAGTTAGATAAAtctaattttttctctctctaaagtTGCATCTATAAATATGAGCCTTTCCCTTGGTGCAGTTCAATTTGAGCTTTCATTACCGTTCTCATGAAGCTTAAGGTGCATGCAACGGTCTCTACTTACTACTGGTTGAGAAGCTCCTTGTTGGAGAAGCAGGGCACGTGCAAGTCTCTTGGATCTCAAATGCCACTGAACCCTTTGCACGTGCTCCCCTTCTCCAACACGGGTTTCTCCCCTTGTTTTTCTCCTAACCAATTGTGTCCAGCACTTATGAGGTAATTGCTTTCCTCCTATGTCTTAATTTGTTCCTACGTAAAGTTTTACAATATGCATCTTCTTTGAGAAACGGGCTGAAGCAtgtcactttcaaattgaggtCTCCAATAGCTATATTTAGagggaaaattaaaaataaaaagaaggaagaagttTTATGTATACAATATTTTACTGATGTTCTCTGTGTATCAATCATATCAGCAGGTTCTGAACTTGAACACCTTATAAGTTTTTGCGAGTTTTGGACTGAAAGTTAAGGTAATGTAACTGAATGCCAGATACAAATTAAGCAGACTTATGGCGTTCGGAGGATGAGGTTTCTGTGGAGTGTGATGCATTACAAACTTATGCAAGAATATTTCAAAGTGTGGAGAAACACAGCAAGGCTTGTCATGTGATCGAAACCTTTTGGAAGGATTCAtatctcttcttccttctttagAAGAGGgagaaaatagttattttaaaacgAGGCATAACCAATTAAATATAACCTATAAACAGGATATTTTTATGCTATCTTCTGCGAGAGAGAGAATCATGCTTAATTGGATAACATCATTATAGGTGGCATTGCGGCAAGACACTCTTAAACAGGAGTTTAGTATCAcaaatctttcatttttaattaattttttttaatagattttttaaaaaatattataaaatatgtttggctattatttaattttgttaaaaatagtaTGCTTATGTTAACCAATATAAGAAAATGTGGtaattttatagttattatTTACAGTTTTATTCTtacttattttcaaattaacattgttcagaattttttataattaagaaatgtttttattttcttctaccttgacaatttttattcttatgtcATTTTCTTGTGAAGGTTATATACCAAATGTTAAGTGATTTTGATAAGAggctcaatttaaaaaaaaaaaaaaagattattttaataagaTTTAACTTATATTTCTGTTCTTACACTCCTTGCTTTACgatttttttcttgtatgaaaaaattgtaaattgtaGTCTCtatacatgcatatatatacatTAAGCTTTAGTCCTTATCATTAACATCGTTACTAGCGTGACTGACATGGCTATTGTTAAGTGTTAACActacttcaatttattttttctcgtGGTTTAAATCTAAGCAAAATTCTGGCAGGTGTTAAACCATTAGAAATTTCCTCTGCAaccaaaaattaagagaaaaccACGATCGATCTGTCCAGATCTATTGCATTCTTTGTCATGTATTGCATTATATATTAACTGCCTGTGGGATCGATGTTTTAATGTGAAGATTGTTGATGTGAATAGAAGTTAATAGAAGTTAAGATGTTAGTGGTAGTTTCTTGAAAATAGGAGTTATGTGAAGTAGTTATATGGAGTAGTTATGTGGagtcattttaaatatattgtaacTGCAGTAGTCTATATATTGTAACTTTGTAACTGtagtagttatatttttttgaagattATGAAAAAGAGCATTCTCTCTAAAACTTGTATGTCATTGTTTTTTATAACAAAGATAGTTTAATTGAATCGTTGAAAGtgactgttttcatttttggcaTTATTGGACAATATCATATTTTAGGATAAGTTGGTGAGAAGATTATAATCGCTATTCCTTGACCCATATACATTTGATGTAACCACTGATATGGAAAACTTATATGTAAGGTTAGAGCTTGTTTGGAAAATTTCTAGGCGCCtttgatgaaattttattaGCGCAATCCGAGGTTTTCCtccctttttgtaattttcaccTTACTGTTAGTTTGGCTACTGGAAGAGCTTTCAAACATAGTAGTTTCAAATTCATCCCTCTAATATAAGGTGAAGATAATAAAGAATGCAATATCTCTAAGCAAATCTTTGTttctctttgtttcattttgttgtgGAAGAAATTTCTAGCACTTTTATACCTGATAGgatttaataaactaaaaaagaaatcaaatcaaaataaactaaacTGAATAGGATTGAGttgatttgatttctatttgatgttatatttaaatcgaattatattattattttattttatatttgatttgaatgattttgtgtttaaaaatcaaaatcatatcattattttatgtttgatttgaatgatttttttgtttaaaaatcaaACCAGACTACACCCCAATTTGGATATCGAAGATGTGCGGTAGGGCTTGAACTAGTAGTAGGAATTCCGATTGGACTGACTCGTTGGGCAATGCCAATTGTTTACTATCAGCCCAATTGGTCAGGCCTGAAAACAAATAAGGGCTAGGAATACCCGTCACATATCTTGctttttccttttgaaaattAGGTTAGTAAATTACTATGAAGCATCATTATCAATTGGCcgggattaaataaaaaaggtcaTAATATTCTGCACAAAATTGTAACatttaatacatatttaatgATTCATAAGAAAGATGAATCTTGCCCATATATCTTTTGAGAATTTCTCATGCTTTATGTCCAAAATATGCATGACcagaaaacaataattttacaaaCCAAATACTAAAATAGGACAATTTGAGAGTAAATTTTCTTATAAGTATACAGAGAAAGCGTATATATTactaaaatgtaataaattatgTGCAGAGCATaatgtaaattaaattgaatgaatCCTCTGCTCATGCTATTTGAAGAGATATtattttaagcatttttttagataaaagatTATTCAGTACTTTAAAGATAttgattaaagaataaaaaatgaaaaatcattaaaaatattaataatatatcttaCTGAAATTTCTAAATACATccctaatatttttaatacataaaa is a window encoding:
- the LOC100777062 gene encoding U1 small nuclear ribonucleoprotein A translates to MSEVNATPEIPQNNTIYINNLNEKIKIDELKKSLNAVFTQFGKILEVLAFKTLKHKGQAWVVFEDASSASNALRQMQGFPFYDKPMRIQYAKTKSDIIAKADGTFVPREKRKRHDEKAKKRKDQHDSNLAGMGLNPAYAGAYGAAPAIAYPGGAKSMVPEAPAPPNNILFIQNLPNDSTPMMLQMLFLQYPGFKEVRMVETKPGIAFVEYGDEMQSTVAMQTLQGFKITPQNPMLITYAKK